The following proteins come from a genomic window of bacterium:
- a CDS encoding rubrerythrin: MPEFGNPFSGLKKDRKVTKEELIRAIRFMIAAEYEAVQLYMQLAESTDNKLAQDVLKDIADEERVHAGEFLRLLKELAPDEEGFYAKGAEEVEEEIEKMGK, translated from the coding sequence ATGCCGGAATTCGGGAACCCGTTCTCGGGTTTAAAGAAAGACAGGAAAGTGACAAAGGAGGAATTAATCCGCGCAATCCGTTTTATGATAGCCGCGGAATATGAAGCGGTGCAGTTGTATATGCAGTTGGCTGAATCCACCGATAACAAGCTTGCGCAGGATGTTTTGAAAGATATTGCCGATGAAGAAAGGGTGCACGCGGGGGAATTCTTAAGGCTTCTCAAGGAACTTGCTCCGGATGAAGAAGGGTTCTATGCAAAAGGCGCTGAAGAAGTGGAAGAAGAAATTGAGAAAATGGGGAAATAA
- a CDS encoding GntR family transcriptional regulator encodes MIDKTSHVPFYQQVKKSIEGRVKSGRLKPGDSIESEKSLCKIYNVSQITIRKAISDLVNMGILYRVPGKGTFLASLSEKSKSPFLLKTNNIGFVISREHHPAFSNPFYSFVFRGVESEARAHGYNLFYQLLDQNIIADISNFKLASENKVDGLLLVGEIPHNFIMDIKDKGIPLVLVDHYINDAGLDSVVTENEKGAYQVVKYLIDLGHRKIGFWGASLDHGTFMERFKGYKKALSDYGIKFSEDLIETVLLIENDIIVDKMFKSENMPTAVFACNDLVAIKVMSALQDQGLKVPGDISIAGFDDIELSSQIRPPLTTVRVQREQMGVLAVKKLIKNIEKKNNKSEKTVLTTELMVRQSCRAI; translated from the coding sequence TTGATAGACAAAACTTCACATGTTCCTTTTTACCAGCAAGTTAAGAAATCTATTGAGGGAAGAGTAAAATCCGGCAGGCTTAAACCCGGAGATAGCATAGAATCTGAAAAAAGTCTTTGTAAGATATACAATGTCAGCCAGATAACCATAAGGAAAGCAATTTCTGATCTTGTAAATATGGGTATTCTTTACAGGGTGCCCGGAAAAGGAACATTTCTTGCGTCTTTGAGTGAAAAAAGCAAGAGCCCGTTTTTGCTTAAAACGAATAATATCGGTTTTGTTATCTCCAGGGAACACCATCCGGCTTTTTCCAATCCATTTTACTCGTTTGTATTCAGAGGTGTTGAATCGGAAGCGAGAGCGCACGGATATAACCTTTTTTATCAGCTTTTGGACCAGAACATAATTGCCGACATATCGAATTTTAAACTGGCAAGTGAAAATAAAGTGGATGGACTGCTTCTTGTGGGAGAAATACCTCATAATTTTATTATGGACATTAAAGATAAAGGAATACCTCTGGTGCTTGTCGACCATTATATAAATGATGCGGGGCTGGATTCAGTTGTGACCGAAAATGAAAAAGGCGCGTATCAGGTAGTCAAATATTTAATAGACCTGGGACACAGAAAAATAGGTTTTTGGGGAGCTTCGCTCGACCATGGCACTTTTATGGAGAGGTTTAAAGGCTATAAGAAAGCTTTATCTGATTATGGCATCAAGTTCTCGGAAGATCTTATAGAAACAGTGTTGTTGATTGAAAATGACATTATTGTGGATAAGATGTTTAAATCGGAGAATATGCCGACTGCTGTTTTCGCATGTAATGACCTTGTCGCGATTAAAGTGATGTCCGCGTTGCAGGATCAGGGTCTGAAGGTGCCGGGTGATATAAGCATTGCCGGTTTTGATGATATCGAATTGAGTTCGCAGATCAGGCCTCCATTAACTACGGTTCGTGTCCAGAGAGAGCAGATGGGGGTTCTGGCGGTAAAAAAATTAATTAAAAACATAGAAAAAAAGAATAATAAGAGCGAGAAAACTGTTTTGACCACAGAGCTTATGGTGAGACAGTCATGCAGAGCTATTTAA
- a CDS encoding nitronate monooxygenase family protein yields MTNCLKPLILGDLKIDIPLVQGGMGVRVSTAPLAGAVANCGAVGTIAGVGLADEEDCIGRDNFFRSSRQALVDEIHKTRDLTKGVIGVNLMVALTNYEDLARAAAREDINFIVSGAGLPLKLPEFTLGTDVKLIPIVSSGRVAELIIRTWKKRYNRVPDAIVIEGPLAGGHLGYKFEELESDKADNLDHILVEVLKITGDSSLKIPIIVGGGIFDGNDIARVLNLGASGVQMGTRFVTTNECSVSNEFKQAYLNASEKDTTIIKSPVGLPGRSIKTKFIDDLLKGIKAPFECKFKCLKTCDPKTAPYCIAKAMVNAFKGKIDDSVVFAGSSVFKIKKIISVKELINELISETCAALAPKNAVTAQVFSS; encoded by the coding sequence ATGACAAACTGTTTAAAACCACTGATATTGGGCGACCTGAAAATAGATATTCCTTTGGTTCAGGGGGGGATGGGCGTGAGGGTTTCCACTGCTCCTTTAGCCGGCGCGGTCGCGAATTGCGGAGCAGTCGGCACTATAGCCGGTGTGGGACTTGCGGATGAAGAAGATTGCATCGGCAGAGATAATTTTTTCAGGTCCTCCAGACAGGCGCTTGTCGATGAGATACATAAAACAAGAGATTTGACCAAAGGTGTTATCGGCGTCAATCTTATGGTGGCTCTTACAAATTATGAAGATCTGGCGAGAGCTGCTGCCCGGGAAGATATAAATTTTATTGTTTCCGGGGCGGGTTTGCCGCTGAAACTGCCTGAGTTTACTCTCGGAACAGATGTAAAGCTTATACCCATAGTTTCATCCGGAAGAGTCGCGGAATTAATAATAAGAACATGGAAAAAAAGATATAACCGCGTTCCTGACGCGATAGTTATTGAAGGCCCTCTTGCCGGCGGCCACCTGGGATATAAATTTGAAGAACTTGAATCTGATAAGGCCGATAATCTGGACCATATACTGGTTGAAGTCCTTAAAATAACCGGTGACTCGTCCTTAAAAATACCAATTATTGTGGGAGGCGGTATTTTTGACGGTAATGATATTGCCCGGGTTCTGAATCTTGGGGCGAGCGGAGTCCAGATGGGCACAAGGTTTGTTACTACTAATGAATGTTCTGTTTCAAATGAGTTTAAGCAGGCTTATCTCAATGCCAGTGAAAAAGATACTACAATAATTAAAAGCCCCGTAGGGTTACCCGGAAGGTCGATAAAAACTAAATTTATTGATGATTTGCTGAAAGGCATTAAAGCGCCGTTTGAATGCAAGTTTAAGTGTCTTAAAACATGTGACCCGAAAACCGCCCCTTATTGTATTGCCAAGGCGATGGTGAACGCGTTTAAAGGCAAGATAGACGACTCAGTCGTATTTGCCGGCAGCAGTGTTTTTAAGATAAAAAAGATTATTTCAGTTAAAGAATTAATCAATGAATTGATTTCCGAAACGTGCGCCGCTTTAGCTCCAAAAAATGCAGTGACTGCCCAAGTTTTTTCTTCCTAA
- a CDS encoding 50S ribosome-binding GTPase → MAILVERDNIGIFGKMNSGKSSVMNLITQQETSIVDSTPGTTSDTKNSLFEIHGVGPVKLFDTAGADENSALGSKKRKKVFTDLKECDLVLLIIDPSAEDFRTEHTLIEEARAQDKQVLVLYNIFRPADEKRIDKIEKELPSLKFYRKLKVIAVDRAYRQKLLDFIIKNFDSRNKKVPLLPFLEKDEYYVLIIPMDEETPPGRYLRPQAMVEEYITRNWAYPVSFRMDLGKARDKNREISEKEYERFMSVINGLAKRPKAIITDSQAMDIMNGWCPDDIRLTTFSITMINYMSRGRLDNFVKGLDVMDKLEKGDSILIAEACNHSRIGEDIGTVQIPEYLKKAIPGIVIEHAFGRELREEKTLLNYRLVIHCGGCMISPQQVASRIRDLENIGVPFTNYGLFLAYMQGRKALSRVIEPWGLKIH, encoded by the coding sequence ATGGCGATACTGGTTGAGAGAGACAATATAGGTATTTTCGGCAAGATGAATTCCGGAAAAAGCAGCGTGATGAACCTTATTACGCAGCAGGAAACATCCATTGTCGATTCTACGCCCGGGACCACTTCCGATACCAAGAATTCTTTGTTTGAGATACACGGGGTAGGGCCGGTGAAACTTTTTGATACAGCCGGCGCAGATGAAAATTCGGCTCTCGGAAGCAAGAAAAGAAAAAAAGTGTTTACCGACCTGAAGGAATGCGACCTGGTATTGCTCATCATAGACCCGTCGGCGGAAGATTTCCGCACAGAACATACTCTTATAGAAGAAGCCAGAGCCCAGGACAAACAGGTTCTCGTGCTTTATAATATATTCCGTCCGGCAGATGAAAAGAGAATCGATAAAATCGAAAAAGAACTGCCTTCTCTCAAATTCTATAGAAAATTAAAGGTTATCGCCGTTGACAGGGCATACAGGCAGAAACTTCTGGATTTCATAATAAAAAATTTCGACTCCCGGAATAAAAAGGTTCCTTTGCTTCCTTTTCTCGAAAAAGATGAATATTATGTGCTTATAATACCGATGGATGAAGAAACTCCCCCCGGAAGGTATCTCAGGCCTCAGGCTATGGTCGAAGAATACATTACCCGCAACTGGGCTTATCCTGTTTCTTTCAGGATGGATTTAGGGAAAGCAAGGGATAAGAACAGGGAAATATCTGAAAAAGAATATGAACGCTTTATGTCTGTAATAAACGGTTTGGCCAAACGGCCCAAAGCCATTATTACCGATTCCCAGGCAATGGACATAATGAATGGCTGGTGCCCCGATGATATCCGCCTTACGACATTTTCAATCACTATGATTAACTATATGAGCAGAGGCCGGCTGGACAACTTTGTTAAAGGTCTTGATGTTATGGATAAACTGGAAAAAGGGGATAGTATCCTTATAGCTGAAGCTTGTAACCATTCGCGCATAGGCGAAGATATCGGAACAGTCCAGATACCTGAGTATTTGAAAAAAGCCATTCCCGGTATTGTTATCGAACATGCTTTCGGCAGGGAGCTCCGGGAAGAGAAAACCTTGTTAAATTACAGGCTTGTTATACACTGCGGAGGATGTATGATAAGCCCTCAGCAAGTGGCGTCGAGAATAAGAGATCTTGAAAATATAGGAGTTCCGTTTACCAATTACGGGCTTTTTCTTGCTTATATGCAGGGCAGAAAAGCTCTATCAAGAGTTATTGAACCCTGGGGCCTGAAAATTCACTGA
- a CDS encoding class I SAM-dependent methyltransferase, with product MSKGIYKIFIKLSKILSRKGIYEFLDKEYAAIKKGNRVLSVGAGGDINFLLMKYAKNNEFEVITIDINKDRNPDIIGDVCVYDFGDMVFDIVVMGEVLEHLHSPHAAIENIYRSMKTDGRLIMTAPFIFPIHERPCDYFRYTRYGLEYLLGSFEEVNINERNGWGEAVNVLFVRHVMEKNISSRLIAPLFILLAFICLPFTVLLGKLIRTDFITSGYLVSAKKPSGRAPAQISKNAQLRNYSQR from the coding sequence ATGTCTAAAGGTATATATAAGATATTTATTAAATTGTCCAAGATTTTGTCACGTAAAGGCATATATGAATTTCTCGATAAAGAATACGCGGCGATAAAAAAAGGAAACAGGGTTTTATCTGTGGGGGCGGGCGGGGATATTAACTTTCTTTTAATGAAATATGCGAAAAATAATGAGTTTGAAGTTATAACTATTGATATAAATAAAGACAGGAACCCGGATATTATCGGAGATGTTTGCGTATATGACTTTGGCGATATGGTTTTCGATATAGTTGTTATGGGCGAGGTTTTAGAACATTTGCACTCTCCTCATGCGGCAATTGAAAATATATACAGATCAATGAAAACGGACGGGCGGCTCATAATGACCGCTCCATTCATATTTCCTATACATGAGCGTCCCTGTGACTATTTCAGGTATACACGCTACGGCCTGGAATATTTGCTCGGAAGTTTTGAAGAAGTGAATATCAATGAGCGAAACGGATGGGGTGAGGCGGTTAACGTCCTTTTTGTAAGACATGTAATGGAAAAAAATATTTCATCACGTTTAATCGCGCCTCTGTTTATCCTTCTTGCTTTCATATGTCTTCCATTTACGGTTCTTTTAGGCAAGCTTATCAGAACGGATTTTATTACAAGCGGATATCTGGTTTCTGCTAAGAAACCGTCCGGCAGAGCGCCGGCTCAAATAAGCAAAAACGCTCAATTGCGCAATTATTCTCAAAGGTAA
- a CDS encoding nucleoside kinase: MKITFTGSNFKKSIQVKSKKPIFRILEEKGIRLSPPPIAAIIDNCLFDLDYKLKTDSVVELISYKDRVGASVYRRSLSFILHASVKALFPESRLEIGQSISNGYYYDFGDPKIKMTDSALKKIKNRMREIIKQRIPFIHELYPKQSAIKLFIKLGYPQKVKLLETLKGPDTRIVTCAGFSDISYGPMLPHTGFARIFDLQLYNKGFILVFPDPEKPDLTPKIPPNPSLFKTYMETKEWNKIIGVRTVSDLNNICINGNISEAIKVAEALHEKKIIQICDKIKNNRKIKVILVAGPSASGKTTSIKRLSVQLAVNNIHSIPISLDDYFLDREKSPLDEYGEYDFETPGALNIKSFNKDIANLLAGKKTILNKFSFSEGKQVAGTSCRIPKDKDFVIIIEGLHAINPGILPDIGKEKKLKIYLSALTQLCIDDHNRIFTSDTRLLRRLIRDCMFRGYSAADTLSRWYSVRKGEEQYIFPYQDGADIIFNSALVYEYAVLKIFAERFLLEVRADRREYVEATRLLDFLNLFVAISPNQTPPASILREFIGGSAFDY; this comes from the coding sequence ATGAAAATTACTTTTACAGGCAGCAACTTTAAAAAAAGTATTCAGGTAAAATCAAAAAAACCTATTTTCAGGATTCTTGAGGAAAAAGGCATAAGGCTGTCTCCCCCGCCTATCGCCGCCATAATAGACAACTGCCTTTTCGACCTTGATTACAAGCTTAAAACAGACTCTGTTGTCGAACTTATCAGTTATAAGGACAGAGTGGGCGCTTCGGTTTACAGGCGCAGCCTTTCATTCATACTTCATGCTTCGGTAAAAGCCCTTTTTCCGGAAAGCCGGCTGGAAATAGGACAATCCATATCAAACGGTTATTACTATGACTTCGGAGACCCAAAAATAAAAATGACGGATTCCGCGCTTAAAAAAATCAAAAACAGGATGCGCGAAATAATAAAGCAAAGAATTCCTTTTATCCACGAGCTTTATCCCAAACAATCAGCCATAAAGCTTTTTATAAAACTGGGGTATCCGCAGAAAGTAAAACTTCTGGAAACCCTTAAAGGCCCTGACACAAGAATCGTAACCTGCGCGGGATTTTCAGATATATCCTACGGGCCTATGCTTCCTCATACCGGGTTTGCCCGGATATTCGATCTCCAGTTATATAATAAAGGCTTTATACTTGTATTTCCCGATCCTGAAAAACCGGACCTGACACCAAAAATCCCCCCCAACCCTTCCCTGTTTAAGACTTATATGGAAACAAAAGAATGGAACAAGATTATAGGAGTGAGAACGGTAAGCGACCTCAATAATATATGTATAAACGGAAATATCTCCGAGGCAATAAAAGTGGCTGAAGCTCTTCACGAAAAAAAGATAATACAGATATGCGACAAAATCAAAAATAACAGAAAAATAAAAGTTATACTTGTGGCAGGCCCTTCCGCTTCAGGGAAAACAACCAGCATAAAGCGCCTTTCCGTACAGCTTGCGGTAAACAACATACACTCCATCCCCATTTCACTTGATGATTATTTTCTGGACAGGGAAAAATCGCCTCTTGATGAGTATGGAGAATATGACTTTGAAACCCCAGGCGCTCTTAATATCAAATCATTTAATAAAGATATCGCCAACCTTCTTGCGGGCAAAAAAACAATACTTAATAAATTCAGTTTCAGCGAGGGAAAACAGGTGGCGGGAACTTCCTGCCGTATCCCCAAAGATAAAGATTTTGTAATAATAATCGAAGGCCTGCACGCTATTAATCCGGGTATCCTGCCTGATATAGGCAAAGAGAAAAAATTAAAAATATATTTAAGCGCGTTGACTCAACTGTGCATTGATGATCACAACCGGATATTTACATCCGATACAAGGCTGCTGCGACGCTTAATAAGAGATTGCATGTTCAGAGGTTACAGCGCCGCAGACACATTATCAAGATGGTACTCGGTGCGAAAAGGCGAAGAACAATACATTTTCCCATATCAGGACGGCGCGGATATAATTTTCAATTCCGCCCTGGTTTATGAATATGCCGTTCTGAAGATATTCGCTGAAAGATTTCTCCTTGAAGTCCGCGCCGACCGCAGGGAATACGTTGAAGCCACCAGGCTTCTGGATTTTCTGAATTTATTTGTAGCCATATCCCCGAATCAGACTCCGCCCGCGTCGATCTTAAGAGAATTCATCGGAGGAAGCGCCTTCGATTATTAA